One genomic segment of Stenotrophomonas sp. 704A1 includes these proteins:
- a CDS encoding acid phosphatase — MSLISHPARPLLGLAVIAVLAGCAATAAKPTAVEANVTTKAVGYLDKSAVPASLDLVPAPPVAGSAALALDEQVSREARALRGSPRFAQAGVDAELGFPEGANHFSCAADIDVDAVKTPALYRLLERSRIDASAATKAAKNHYQRPRPFMVNGEPTCSPKDEDGLRRNGSYPSGHTSIGWAWALILSEIAPDRADAIQARGRNYGESRLVCNVHWQSDILEGRFMGAAAVARLHGNAAFNTDLLAARREIEAARRAGLHSSRDCATENAVLKVRPQSAL; from the coding sequence ATGTCGCTGATTTCCCACCCTGCCCGCCCGCTGCTCGGCCTGGCCGTCATTGCGGTGCTGGCCGGTTGTGCTGCCACCGCCGCCAAGCCGACCGCTGTCGAAGCCAACGTCACCACCAAGGCGGTGGGCTATCTGGACAAGAGCGCGGTGCCGGCCAGCCTCGACCTGGTGCCGGCACCGCCGGTGGCCGGTTCGGCCGCCCTCGCGCTGGACGAGCAGGTCAGCCGTGAAGCCCGCGCACTGCGTGGCAGCCCGCGCTTCGCGCAGGCCGGCGTCGATGCCGAACTCGGTTTCCCCGAAGGCGCCAACCACTTCTCCTGCGCCGCCGACATCGACGTCGATGCGGTGAAGACCCCGGCGCTGTACCGCCTGCTCGAGCGCAGCCGGATCGACGCCAGCGCCGCCACCAAGGCGGCCAAGAACCACTACCAGCGCCCGCGCCCGTTCATGGTCAACGGTGAACCGACCTGCTCGCCGAAGGACGAGGACGGCCTGCGCAGGAACGGTTCCTACCCGTCCGGCCACACCTCGATCGGCTGGGCCTGGGCCCTGATCCTGTCCGAGATCGCGCCGGACCGCGCCGATGCGATCCAGGCCCGCGGCCGCAACTACGGCGAGAGCCGCCTGGTGTGCAACGTGCACTGGCAGAGCGACATCCTGGAAGGGCGTTTCATGGGAGCCGCCGCCGTGGCCCGCCTGCATGGCAACGCGGCGTTCAACACGGATCTGCTGGCCGCTCGCAGGGAGATCGAAGCGGCGCGCAGGGCCGGCCTGCATTCCAGCCGCGACTGCGCCACCGAGAACGCGGTGCTGAAGGTGCGCCCGCAGAGCGCGCTGTAA